A DNA window from Helianthus annuus cultivar XRQ/B chromosome 15, HanXRQr2.0-SUNRISE, whole genome shotgun sequence contains the following coding sequences:
- the LOC110911700 gene encoding transcription factor 25 — translation MSLRALRKVLQQQEESANNHTADDDSESDSDSRPFINPFDLLNEQEQEQENDSSDVDTSSKVKKEDNVNKNIATNFSLPNQKSKKKKKKKNKELSSKTDEDPLDIILEDLSFGVDSSGGQREPSKTKLENVNGAGKRSQPHILQVDPRFLSADNELRRIFGSKVVSSFERSNQAGSSRQSRSGRRVNHSYRKTIIISPSEHWPRWDGSLSMELLEHKDGCNYFRYVHSYTYSLAQRQFEAAQATHDLNGIANILLHHPYHIDSLITLSEYYKHSGDLQMSADATAKALYALECGWHPLFTPLQVNCQLKYEHDTNKPFFTTLFAHMKNMDRRGCHRSALEICKLVISLDSDDPTGALFCIDYFSLRAEEYKWLERFSEEYTGDNSIWLYPNFSYSLSICRFYLEREEQLKETETKATSSDLMEQALMLYPSVVRKLVDKVPLKEQVWSKIVNHSYFRKDETGSASLDHLINIYVEKSYLIWRLPELHNFLKDAALLVIEKMDINQSEARDWACVRKEAFASDKNEYSHLMVSDFSDSTPTIPPEHLQNFMVDPRLVEMHGNANQENVGGVAVVHPPREVANRNPLAVLFESMLPWVHYGTRVENNLPQDIED, via the exons ATGTCCTTGAGAGCGTTGAGGAAAGTGCTTCAACAACAAGAAGAATCTGCAAACAATCACACCGCCGATGATGACTCGGAATCGGACTCCGATTCCCGCCCTTTTATTAATCCTTTCGATCTCCTCAACGAACAGGAACAAGAGCAG GAGAATGACTCCAGTGATGTTGATACATCCTCTAAGGTGAAAAAAGAAGATAATGTTAATAAAAACATTGCTACCAATTTCTCATTACCAAATcaaaaatcaaagaaaaagaagaagaagaaaaacaaggAGTTATCATCAAAAACCGATGAGGACCCCTTAGACATTATATTAGAAGATTTATCTTTTGGAGTTGACTCGTCCGGCGGTCAACGTGAACCTTCAAAAACGAAACTGGAGAATGTGAATGGCGCAGGTAAAAGATCCCAACCACACATATTGCAAGTGGATCCAAGATTTCTCAGTGCAGATAATGAGTTGAGGAGAATATTTGGTTCAAAAGTAGTTAGTTCATTTGAAAGAAGTAATCAAGCAGGAAGTTCTAGACAGAGTCGTTCAGGTAGACGCGTTAATCATTCCTACAGAAAGACGATTATTATTTCTCCTTCGGAGCATTGGCCTCGGTGGGACGGATCTCTATCTATGGAGCTTCTAGAACACAAAGATGGATGCAACTATTTCAG GTATGTACATTCATACACCTACAGCCTCGCTCAAAGACAATTTGAAGCCGCACAGGCAACACATGATCTGAACGGCATAGCAAATATACTGTTACACCATCCGTATCATATAGATTCACTCATAACTCTATCCGAATACTACAAACATTCCGGCGACCTTCAAATGTCAGCAGATGCAACTGCAAAAGCGCTCTATGCCTTAGAATGTGGATGGCACCCGTTATTCACTCCGTTACAGGTTAACTGTCAACTGAAATACGAACACGACACAAATAAACCGTTTTTCACTACACTATTTGCTCACATGAAAAACATGGATAGGCGCGGTTGCCATCGTTCCGCCTTAGAAATATGCAAATTGGTAATTTCTCTAGATTCCGATGATCCAACGGGTGCACTTTTTTGTATCGACTATTTCTCGTTGCGGGCCGAGGAGTATAAATGGTTAGAAAGGTTTTCTGAAGAATATACTGGTGATAATTCAATCTGGTTGTATCCAAACTTTTCGTATTCTCTTTCCATTTGTCGGTTTTATCTTGAACGTGAAGAACAGTTGAAAGAAACGGAAACGAAAGCTACTTCGAGTGATCTCATGGAACAGGCGTTAATGCTTTATCCTTCGGTTGTAAGGAAGTTGGTGGACAAAGTTCCGTTGAAAGAACAGGTGTGGTCAAAGATAGTCAACCATAGTTATTTTAGAAAAGATGAAACGGGAAGTGCGTCGTTGGATCATCTGATTAATATATATGTTGAAAAGAGTTATCTCATATGGAGACTTCCCGAGCTGCATAACTTTCTCAAAGATGCAGCGTTATTAGTAATCGAAAAGATGGATATTAATCAAAGTGAAGCTCGGGATTGGGCGTGTGTGAGAAAAGAAGCATTTGCATCGGATAAGAACGA GTATTCACACTTAATGGTATCTGATTTCTCGGATTCAACGCCAACCATTCCACCCGAACACTTGCAAAACTTTATGGTTGATCCAAGGTTGGTGGAAATGCATGGTAATGCTAACCAAGAAAATGTTGGCGGCGTTGCAGTTGTACACCCTCCTCGTGAAGTTGCAAACCGAAACCCATTGGCAGTTTTGTTCGAGTCAATGTTACCATGGGTTCACTATGGAACAAGAGTAGAAAACAACCTGCCGCAAGATATTGAAGATTAA
- the LOC110911699 gene encoding protein LAZ1, producing the protein MVFVFKNHSPFVDQNSLMKKIRGLALMGILKYSAFPWTTLVAAVFVFVSLTLSIFLLFQHLSAYKNPEEQKFLFGIVLMVPSYAVESFVSLLNPSISLEIEILRDCYEAFAMYCFGRYLIACLGGEKRAINFMEREGRAGQRSPLLDQTSEKGTIHHIFPMNLFLEPWKLGQRVYQIMKAGIVQYMIIKAVTSVLAVFLEAFDVYCEGDFKWGCGYPYMAVVINFSQTWALYCLVQFYEITKHELSHINPLSKFLTFKSIVFLTWWQGVAIALLFSFGLVRSPIAQELQFKSSIQNFFICIEMGIASMVHLYVFPSEPYKLMGDYFTGDFSVLGDYSSDCPLDPDEVRDSERRTKLRLPRPADDVKIKTAIRESVRDVFVGGGGYIVSDLRFTVNQARVPVEKGITKFNAKLHKKFENIKKGDKDPGTRDDSCLTKQRVIRGIDDPLLNGSYSDSGDSKKKRHRRSYTSGGEIITDQSLKFGRYEVRGSRWVTKD; encoded by the exons atGGTGTTCGTATTCAAGAATCATTCTCCTTTTGTGGATCAAAATTCATTGATGAAGAAGATACGAGGATTAGCGTTGATGGGTATCCTTAAATACTCCGCATTTCCATGGACTACATTAGTTGCTGCTGTCTTCGTGTTTGTCAGTCTCACCTTATCAATCTTCCTCTTGTTCCAGCACCTATCTGCTTACAAGAACCCTGAG GAACAGAAGTTTTTGTTTGGTATCGTGCTCATGGTACCAAGTTATGCTGTTGAATCT TTTGTGTCGCTATTGAATCCATCGATTAGCCTTGAAATCGAGATACTGAGAGATTGCTATGAAGCTTTTGCAATGTATTGCTTTGGGAGATATCTTATTGCATGCTTGG GGGGTGAGAAGCGGGCGATTAATTTCATGGAAAGGGAAGGACGTGCGGGTCAAAGAAGCCCGTTGCTAGACCAAACTTCCGAAAAAGGAACCATCCACCATATTTTTCCAATGAATTTGTTTTTAGAACCATGGAAACTCGGCCAGCGGGTTTACCAAATCATGAAAGCTGGAATCGTTCAATAC ATGATCATAAAAGCTGTTACATCTGTTTTGGCTGTGTTTCTAGAAGCCTTTGATGTATACTGTGAAGGAGACTTCAAGTGGGGATGTGG GTACCCTTACATGGCTGTCGTTATAAACTTCAGTCAGACATGGGCTTTATATTGCTTAGTTCAGTTTTATGAAATCACAAAGCATGAACTGTCGCATATCAATCCGTTGTCAAAGTTTCTAACGTTTAAGTCAATTGTATTCCTGACATGGTGGCAAGGCGTCGCTATTGCCCTTCTTTTTTCTTTCGGGTTAGTCAGAAGTCCAATCGCTCAAGAGCTGCAGTTCAAATCAAGCATACAGAACTTTTTCATCTGTATTGAG ATGGGGATTGCTTCAATGGTTCACTTATATGTGTTTCCATCTGAACCATACAAGCTAATGGGAGATTATTTTACGGGCGATTTCTCTGTTCTCGGCGATTATTCTAGTGACTGTCCTTTAGACCCTGATGAAGTTAGAGACAGTGAACGCCGCACAAAACTACGGCTCCCGCGACCAGCTGATGATGTCAAGATCAAAACCGCCATTCGAGAAAGCGTGCGTGATGTTTTCGTTGGTGGTGGTGGATAT ATTGTTAGTGATCTAAGGTTTACAGTGAACCAAGCAAGGGTACCAGTAGAAAAGGGGATCACAAAGTTTAATGCAAAGCTGcacaaaaaatttgaaaacataaagaaGGGAGATAAGGATCCTGGAACAAGAGATGACAGTTGTCTTACTAAACAGAGAGTAATACGCGGGATCGATGATCCCCTTCTAAACGGGAGTTATAGCGACAGTGGCGACTCTAAGAAGAAAAGGCACCGCAGGAGCTATACAAGTGGCGGTGAGATTATTACTGACCAAAGCTTGAAGTTTGGTCGGTATGAGGTTCGCGGAAGTAGGTGGGTTACCAAGGATTAG